From Bdellovibrionota bacterium, one genomic window encodes:
- the lexA gene encoding transcriptional repressor LexA, which translates to MDLTDIQKKVLEYIEREVGEGGTAPSLREICHHFRFNAVGTAQDHVRALIQKGYLERDSGKARGLRLAGRHRAASSSVPLLGAIAAGNPREAAEIMLGSIPVPSRLTKKGNLFALRVEGDSMIGAGIHDGDVVIARQQNEAENGDIVVVLVDGSATVKRFEKRGTKLLLLPENPAFKPIPIQSESSIIQGKVVAIQRYYE; encoded by the coding sequence ATGGACTTAACCGACATACAAAAGAAAGTACTTGAGTATATAGAAAGGGAGGTAGGGGAGGGAGGAACGGCCCCCTCGCTGCGGGAAATCTGTCACCACTTTCGGTTCAATGCCGTCGGCACGGCTCAAGACCATGTTCGAGCGCTGATCCAAAAAGGCTATTTGGAAAGGGATTCCGGCAAAGCCCGGGGGCTTCGGTTGGCCGGCCGGCATCGGGCGGCGTCCAGCAGTGTTCCCTTGCTGGGAGCGATCGCGGCCGGGAATCCCCGCGAAGCGGCCGAAATCATGCTCGGCTCCATCCCGGTTCCATCGAGGCTGACCAAGAAAGGGAACTTATTCGCTCTCCGCGTGGAAGGGGACAGTATGATCGGGGCAGGCATTCATGACGGAGATGTCGTGATCGCCCGACAACAAAATGAAGCTGAGAACGGGGACATCGTTGTGGTTTTGGTGGATGGATCGGCGACGGTTAAACGTTTTGAAAAACGCGGAACAAAATTGCTCCTCTTGCCGGAAAACCCGGCCTTCAAGCCGATACCGATTCAATCCGAGAGTTCAATCATTCAGGGAAAAGTTGTAGCGATTCAACGATACTACGAGTGA